Proteins encoded by one window of Pempheris klunzingeri isolate RE-2024b chromosome 14, fPemKlu1.hap1, whole genome shotgun sequence:
- the lipia gene encoding lipase member H encodes MLLWQYLALLLLITVHTCKARTCDEFTDLHLSHAIIGTSLKIRLLLYTREDGNCGTLMSHTNLSAHPQFNLSRPTTFVIHGYRPTGSPPTWLNSIREQMLARKDINVIVVDWNHGATNMNYFKAVENTHKAADNLTGFIKIMQENGASLSSIHMIGISLGAHISGFVGANLNGLVGRITALDPAGPQFTGTPPEDRLDHTDAQFVDVLHTDIDALGFRETLGHIDFYANGGTDQPGCPKTILSGGAYFKCDHQRSVFLYLESINRTCASRAFPCSSNKEFLDGNCLNCEQFGAAGCPVFGYDITKWKDVLLKLGQTKTYFDTNSVSPFCMTPYRVEVMIWNKDLRWGFITVKLYSNGKEAVATIDHKASKFKRYTSTKLFAQFDRDIQSVEKVSLKFSTGNALSPKYKLRVLRIRLKHLEREERPLCRYDIILEENKEVAFRPVPCEESNF; translated from the exons ATGCTCCTGTGGCAATATCTGGCGCTGCTCCTGCTGATAACTGTTCATACATGTAAAG CTCGGACATGTGATGAATTTACAGATCTACATCTCAGCCATGCAATCATCGGAACCAGCCTCAAAATAAGGTTGTTGCTGTACACCAGGGAGGATGGCAACTGCGGGACACTCATGTCCCACACCAACCTGTCCGCTCATCCCCAGTTTAACTTGTCCAGACCGACCACCTTCGTCATTCATGGGTATCGGCCCACAGGATCTCCGCCAACGTGGCTGAACAGCATCAGGGAGCAGATGCTGGCCAGGAAAGACATTAACGTCATAGTAGTGGACTGGAACCACGGAGCTACAAATATGAATTATTTCAAGGCagtggagaacacacacaaggCAGCCGACAACCTGACTGGTTTCATAAAAATTATGCAG GAAAATGGCGCCTCTCTGAGCTCCATCCACATGATCGGAATCAGTCTCGGGGCTCATATATCCGGCTTTGTGGGTGCTAACCTCAATGGGTTGGTTGGAAGAATTACAG CTCTGGATCCTGCTGGGCCTCAGTTCACCGGGACTCCTCCTGAGGACAGACTGGACCACACAGACGCCCAGTTTGTGGATGTCCTGCACACAGACATAGACG CCCTGGGCTTTAGAGAAACTCTTGGTCACATTGATTTCTACGCAAACGGGGGGACAGACCAACCCGGCTGTCCAAAAACCATCCTTTCAG GAGGAGCCTATTTTAAGTGTGACCACCAGAGATCAGTGTTTCTCTACCTTGAGTCTATTAACCGGACATGTGCCAGCAGGGCCTTCCCCTGCTCCTCCAACAAAGAGTTTCTGGACGGAAACTGTTTGAACTGTGAGCAGTTTGGTGCTGCGGGATGTCCTGTCTTTG GTTATGACATCACCAAGTGGAAAGATGTCCTGCTGAAGCTCGGCCAAACAAAAACGTACTTCGACACAAATTCAGTCTCTCCGTTCTGCA TGACACCCTACAGGGTGGAGGTGATGATATGGAACAAGGACCTGCGCTGGGGCTTCATTACTGTTAAACTTTACAGTAATGGTAAAGAAGCAGTGGCAACCATTGACCA TAAAGCATCAAAGTTCAAGAGGTATACAAGCACTAAGCTGTTTGCCCAGTTTGACAGAGACATTCAGTCAGTGGAAAAGGTGTCTCTCAAATTTTCCACCGGGAATGCATTAAGTCCCAAATATAAGCTCCGCGTCCTCCGAATCCGCCTCAAACACCTGGAACGCGAGGAGAG GCCTCTGTGTCGATACGACATCATTCTTGAGGAGAACAAAGAGGTCGCCTTCAGGCCTGTTCCCTGTGAGGAATCCAACTTCTGA
- the LOC139212941 gene encoding choline-phosphate cytidylyltransferase B-like, with product MAGRRRGRGSNGQQQQASQNQKGGPRRALREPAAFAKSTGCESEVPHEKLTIAQARRGTPAHRPVRVYADGIFDLFHSGHARALMQAKNVFPNTHLIVGVCSDELTHKFKGYTVMTEDERYDALTHCRYVDEVVRDAPWTLTAEFLKKHKIDFVAHDDIPYTSAGSEDVYKHIKEAGMFVATQRTEGISTSDLITRIVRDYDIYVRRNLQRGYTARELNVGFINEKKYRLQNQVDKMKETVRTVEEKSKHFVYRVEEKSQDLIHKWEEKSREFIGNFLELFGPDGAWHVIQERSGRMLQALSPYSSPRGSPSSSPTRGRSVSPDSSPASTSASPTSSPSSLSPPSSPSSRSSPKKGTRSSLKAASTYSRQPR from the exons ATGGCTGGGAGGAGACGAGGCCGAGGCAGCAACGGTCAGCAGCAACAGGCCTCACAGAACCAAAAAGGAGGCCCTCGCAGG GCTCTGCGGGAGCCGGCTGCTTTTGCCAAGTCTACAGGTTGTGAATCAGAGGTCCCCCATGAAAAGCTGACCATTGCCCAAGCACGGAGAGGCACACCAG cTCATCGTCCGGTGCGAGTCTATGCTGATGGGATCTTTGATCTTTTCCATTCGGGGCACGCTCGAGCTCTGATGCaggccaaaaatgtgtttcccAACACACATCTGATAGTGGGAG tCTGCAGTGACGAACTCACCCACAAGTTCAAGGGGTACACCGTGATGACAGAGGACGAACGCTACGACGCCCTGACGCACTGCCGTTATGTTGACGAGGTGGTGCGGGATGCTCCCTGGACCCTTACCGCAGAGTTCCTTAAGAAACataag ATTGACTTTGTGGCCCACGATGACATCCCTTACACCTCTGCTGGATCAGAGGACGTTTACAAACACATCAAGGAAGCAG GGATGTTTGTGGCCACTCAGAGGACAGAAGGCATCTCCACGTCAGATCTGATCACTCGCATCGTCCGAGACTATGACATCTATGTCAGACGCAACCTGCAAAGAGGCTATACAGCACGAGAACTAAATGTTGGCTTCATTAAT GAGAAAAAGTACCGGCTCCAGAACCAGGTGGACAAGATGAAAGAGACGGTCCGTACGGTGGAGGAGAAGTCCAAACACTTTGTTTacagagtggaggagaagagcCAAGACCTCATCCACAAGTGGGAGGAGAAGTCACGGGAATTCATTGGCAACTTCCTGGAGCTCTTTGGACCCGATGGAGCCTGG CACGTGATTCAGGAGCGAAGTGGCCGTATGCTCCAGGCCCTGTCACCCTACTCCTCACCCCGTGGCTCCCCCAGCAGCAGTCCCACCAGAGGACGCTCAGTTTCTCCAGACTCCTCCCCTGCATCCACCTCCGCCTCACCCACCtcatccccctcctctctctctcctccttcctctccatcctctcgtTCCTCACCTAAAAAGGGGACACGCTCCTCTCTTAAAGCTGCCTCCACATACAGCAGACAACCACGATGA
- the LOC139213368 gene encoding SH3 domain-containing kinase-binding protein 1, protein MEERKENQSEELDSLTLPENSQETSTNLSAPPAAVPKSVSAQSFSSLFPKALSAVLHPTLPPGLTSDPQPSSDSVKQAPPNLQQLQTELRDLREQFDQMKSQHNKEIKLLMNELDEEKRIRLTLQMEIQRMKKHLSK, encoded by the exons atggaggaaagaaaagaaaaccagagTGAAGAGCTGGATTCCTTAACTCTTCCAGAAAACTCTCAGGAAACAAGCACAAACTTGTCAGCCCCACCT GCGGCAGTTCCCAAAAGTGTGTCCGCGCagtccttctcctctctgttcccAAAGGCCCTCTCTGCTGTTCTACATCCGACGCTGCCCCCAGGCCTCACCTCCGACCCCCAGCCCAGCAGCGATTCAGTGAAACAAGCTCCACCGAACctgcaacagctgcagacagaacTGAGAGACCTGAGGGAGCAGTTTGATCAGATGAAGAGTCAGCACAA CAAAGAAATTAAACTGCTGATGAACGAGCTCGACGAGGAGAAAAGGATTCGCTTGACTTTACAG ATGGAGATTCAGCGTATGAAGAAGCACTTGTCTAAATGA